A genomic window from Prunus persica cultivar Lovell chromosome G2, Prunus_persica_NCBIv2, whole genome shotgun sequence includes:
- the LOC18785340 gene encoding uncharacterized protein LOC18785340 gives MAESRDDPEFYLPTHFLTDDVVLHNMDDNSFHQNGVGSVARFPTEFPYEFDSSDSNSALSSPVESVVGSTETESSDEEDFLSGLTRRLAQSSLQQTHQTQKLSVPNFNKDKPEWVMAGSPQSILSGIGSWSSNGSPTGPSSQVPSPPTTPFGAQNDTWDLIYAAAGQVARLKMTNGVEGATKFSNHSRGLLGPPRSPSPSSLPCVKNPAPGLCSNQSFNQPQHVRQNQVLNKPQCSAAWGKQGQLPWSAYQQQQQQIQSRGRSIPGYESGRCGHGVSIPQSAWPPLQVQQHQNQHPQRNNASVRPILPNGSNIKRECAGTGVFLPRRYSNPAPEPRKKAGCPTVLLPAKVVQALNLNFEDMNSQAPPRFNSGLAPDHEALLARRNALLAQQRLGGLRPEGPLNYEVRLPQEWTY, from the exons ATGGCTGAGTCACGGGACGATCCCGAGTTCTATCTCCCAACCCACTTCCTAACAGACGACGTCGTTCTGCACAACATGGACGACAACAGCTTCCACCAAAACGGCGTCGGATCAGTCGCCCGGTTCCCCACCGAGTTCCCGTACGAGTTCGATTCCTCCGACTCTAACTCAGCCCTCAGCTCGCCTGTCGAGTCCGTGGTCGGCTCCACTGAGACTGAGAGCAGCGACGAAGAGGACTTCCTCTCCGGGTTGACTCGCCGCCTCGCTCAGTCTTCGCTGCAGCAGACTCACCAGACTCAAAAGCTATCTGTCCCCAACTTCAACAAAGACAAGCCCGAG TGGGTCATGGCCGGCTCGCCTCAGTCCATTTTGAGCGGAATCGGGAGCTGGTCAAGCAACGGAAGCCCGACAGGCCCTTCTTCCCAGGTGCCATCCCCACCAACGACGCCGTTTGGAGCTCAGAACGACACCTGGGATCTGATATACGCAGCTGCTGGGCAAGTTGCGAGGTTGAAGATGACCAATGGTGTTGAAGGAGCAACCAAATTCAGCAACCATAGCCGAGGACTTCTGGGCCCACCTCGGAGCCCCAGTCCGTCGTCCCTGCCTTGTGTGAAAAACCCAGCTCCTGGGCTGTGCTCTAACCAGAGCTTCAATCAG CCTCAGCATGTGAGGCAGAACCAGGTGCTCAACAAGCCACAGTGCTCTGCAGCTTGGGGAAAACAAGGCCAGCTTCCCTGGTCAGCATAtcagcaacagcagcaacaGATCCAAAGCAGAGGGAGAAGTATTCCTGGGTATGAGAGTGGTCGATGTGGGCATGGTGTGAGTATACCCCAATCTGCATGGCCGCCTCTGCAAGTTCAACAACACCAAAATCAACATCCACAGCGTAACAATGCATCCGTGCGCCCCATTTTGCCCAACGGATCTAATATCAAACGGGAGTGTGCAGGAACAGGTGTGTTCTTGCCTCGTAGATACAGCAACCCTGCTCCTGAGCCTCGCAAGAAAGCAG GTTGCCCAACTGTTCTGCTTCCAGCCAAGGTAGTTCAGGCCCTCAACTTGAACTTTGAGGACATGAACAGTCAAGCTCCGCCGCGTTTCAACTCCGGTTTAGCCCCAGACCATG AGGCTCTGTTGGCCAGAAGAAATGCACTGTTGGCTCAGCAAAGGCTTGGGGGATTAAGGCCAGAGGGGCCACTGAATTATGAAGTGCGCCTGCCTCAGGAGTGGACCTACTGA
- the LOC18784697 gene encoding glycine-rich protein A3, protein MGGGKDKHQDDEADRGLFSHLVPGHGGQHGYPPQQGYPPQQGYPPQQGYPPQGYPPQQGYPPQGYPPQQGYPPQQGYPPAGYPPAGHQGSSGHHGVGGLLAGGAAAAAAAYGAHHLTHGSSHHTPGIPGGYGGGYGGHGAHNVGHGAHFSSHGGGKHGKFKQGKFGKHKGKFGKHGGGKFKKWK, encoded by the exons atggGTGGTGGCAAGGATAAGCATCAGGACGATGAAGCTGACAGAGGGCTTTTTAGTCACCTTGTACCTGGACATGGGGGTCAACACGGCTACCCACCTCAGCAGGGCTACCCACCGCAGCAGGGTTACCCGCCGCAGCAGGGCTACCCTCCACAAGGCTACCCGCCGCAGCAGGGATACCCTCCACAGGGCTATCCACCGCAGCAGGGTTACCCGCCACAACAAGGTTACCCACCGGCTGGATATCCTCCTGCTGGCCATCAGGGCTCATCTG GGCACCACGGCGTAGGGGGATTGCTGGCTGGTGGTGCAGCTGCTGCTGCAGCTGCTTACGGTGCTCACCATCTTACTCACGGATCATCTCACCACACTCCTGGCATTCCTGGCGGTTATGGTGGTGGTTATGGGGGTCATGGTGCTCACAATGTTGGCCACGGTGCTCACTTTTCATCACACGGCGGCGGCAAGCATGGCAAGTTCAAGCAGGGGAAATTTGGGAAGCATAAGGGCAAATTTGGCAAGCATGGTGGGGGCAAGTTCAAGAAATGGAAGTAA
- the LOC18785066 gene encoding 17.8 kDa class I heat shock protein: MSLIPSVFGGRRTNVFDPFSLDIWDPFQDFPLISGGSNAVSSGPRSELASETAAVANTRIDWKETPEAHVFKADLPGLKKEEVKVEVEEGRVLQISGERSREKEEKNDKWHRVERSSGKFLRRFRLPENAKVGEVKASLENGVLTVTVPKEEGKKPDVKAVEISG, translated from the coding sequence ATGTCTTTGATTCCAAGCGTCTTCGGCGGCCGAAGGACTAACGTCTTCGACCCATTCTCTCTCGACATCTGGGATCCATTCCAGGACTTCCCGTTGATCAGCGGCGGTAGCAACGCGGTCTCGTCAGGTCCTCGGTCGGAGCTGGCGAGCGAGACGGCGGCGGTGGCGAACACAAGGATCGACTGGAAGGAGACGCCGGAGGCGCACGTGTTCAAGGCGGACCTTCCGGGGCTGAAGAAGGAGGAGGTGAAAGTGGAGGTTGAGGAAGGAAGGGTGCTGCAGATCAGCGGAGAGAGGAGCAGAgagaaggaggagaagaacGACAAGTGGCACAGGGTGGAGAGGAGCAGCGGCAAGTTCCTGAGGCGGTTCAGGCTGCCTGAGAACGCGAAGGTGGGGGAGGTGAAGGCTAGTTTGGAGAACGGGGTGCTGACTGTGACTGTGCCCAAAGAGGAGGGGAAGAAGCCTGATGTTAAGGCCGTTGAGATTTCTGGCTAA
- the LOC18785098 gene encoding UDP-glycosyltransferase 76F1, producing MEQSRGLRLILLPLPFQGHINPMLQLGNLLHSKGFSITIVHTKFNSLNPSSHPHFTFHSIPVDLSESEKACRPVSLLNAKCVEPFRECLATLLSDAEEDPVACLISDPFFHFTRSVAESFELPRILIRTGGATSLVVYAAFPLLKEKGYFPIQDSRLEEPVTELSPLKVKDLPGKDNSDPESIYQLITNMANEPKASSGLIFNTFEDLEQHALATLRQETYPNIPIFPIGPFHKCDSAPSSSTGLLAEDQSCISWLNTQAPKSVVYVGFGSIAAVKEAQFLEIAWGLANSNHPFLWVVRPGLVHGSSEPLPDGFLESLNGRGHIVKWAPQKEVLAHPSVAVFWTHSGWNSTLESICEGVPMICMPCFGDQMANARYVSHVWKVGVQIEHGIERAEIERTINLLMVEKEGEEIRDRAMELMEKANLCLKEGGTSYQSLDGLVKHILSIKSFAFGKQSE from the exons ATGGAGCAAAGCCGAGGCCTGAGATTGATACTTCTCCCACTGCCATTTCAAGGCCATATAAACCCCATGCTACAACTGGGCAACCTTCTTCACTCCAAAGGCTTTTCCATAACCATCGTCCACACCAAGTTCAACTCTCTCAACCCTTCAAGCCACCCACACTTCACCTTCCACTCAATCCCTGTCGACTTATCTGAATCGGAAAAAGCTTGCCGTCCTGTTTCTCTTCTAAACGCTAAATGTGTTGAGCCTTTCAGGGAATGCTTGGCTACCTTGTTATCCGATGCAGAGGAGGATCCTGTTGCTTGCTTGATCTCAGACCCTTTCTTTCACTTCACTCGATCAGTTGCAGAGAGCTTTGAGCTCCCAAGGATTTTGATAAGGACTGGGGGCGCCACTTCCCTTGTTGTTTATGCTGCTTTTCCACTCTTGAAGGAAAAGGGTTACTTCCCAATTCAAG ATTCTCGACTAGAAGAGCCGGTGACAGAGCTGTCACCTCTCAAAGTTAAAGACCTGCCCGGGAAGGACAATTCTGACCCTGAGAGTATTTACCAACTGATAACCAACATGGCAAATGAACCCAAGGCCTCATCTGGACTCATTTTCAACACTTTCGAAGACCTTGAACAACATGCACTTGCCACACTTCGCCAAGAAACTTACCCCAATATTCCAATTTTCCCAATAGGCCCATTTCACAAGTGTGACTCTGCACCCTCTTCTTCAACTGGCTTATTAGCAGAAGACCAGAGTTGCATTTCATGGCTAAACACTCAAGCACCGAAATCTGTTGTGTATGTTGGCTTTGGGAGCATTGCTGCAGTCAAAGAGGCTCAGTTTTTGGAGATAGCTTGGGGACTAGCCAACAGCAACCATCCATTCTTGTGGGTGGTTCGACCCGGATTAGTCCATGGATCATCAGAACCATTGCCTGATGGGTTTCTCGAGAGTTTGAATGGGAGGGGTCACATTGTGAAATGGGCTCCACAAAAAGAAGTGCTGGCCCATCCATCTGTTGCAGTGTTTTGGACTCACAGCGGCTGGAATTCTACATTGGAAAGCATCTGTGAGGGGGTCCCTATGATTTGCATGCCATGTTTCGGTGATCAAATGGCCAATGCAAGATATGTGAGCCATGTTTGGAAGGTTGGGGTGCAGATAGAGCATGGCATCGAGAGAGCTGAGATTGAAAGAACCATTAATTTGTTAATGGTGGAGAAAGAAGGGGAAGAGATCAGAGACAGAGCAATGGAGCTAATGGAGAAGGCAAATCTTTGCCTCAAAGAAGGTGGCACTTCATACCAATCTTTGGATGGCTTGGTCAAACAtattttatcaataaaatccttTGCTTTTGGAAAGCAGAGTGAGTGA